GGACGGCGCGGGGGCAAGGGGGCGTATTGTGTTTATCCCTAAAAGAAAACGACTACAACTGCATCTCTCATATTTTCTTGATGGCATTGTCTTCCTAGAAACCATGCTAGATGGCATGCCAACGCTGCACTAATTCTCTAGTAGCACAAATAATTAGCATTTCAAATTGAAGCCAGTGCCATTCACACTACTTAACAATGGGAAGCGAAAGTAAATGGGGAAGAAGTAGCACAGGTGTATAGCATAGATACTCCAACATATCATGATGACGGTCAAGACAGCACAAAAGGCACCCGCTGGTAGCAAAAGAGCTAGAACAGCCATATGGATTGTTCAGTTCTACTAGTACTATAAAGTAAGAACTAGGACCTTGTGCTCATAAAGGATGGATACTCCAAAGGCATACATGGCAACTAGAATTACAAACCAGCTTATAGCCCTATGAAGAATGGAGGCTCCTTATCCACACCACCTTCTTCTTGCATCTCACAGAACGGAAGTGGAATCATGCTCTCTTGAAAGTACTGATTTGTGAAGTATGTTGAATATGTTCCCTCTTTCAGCTCGTAATATCCCAAAAACTTTCCGTCAGTGTCACAATGCAACAGATAATCAGGACCCACCGATGGAGTGTGACAACAGATCAGCAGCTCACGCTGGTTAAGCAGTGCCATCTTAGAAATATACTTGAACTGTGGTGATGTATTCATCGCTAACAAGTTAATCCGGTACTTCAAGGCCCAGACCTCAGCCTCATAGTCTTGCATCACCCAAATCTCTATGCTGGCATCATTGTCGATGCATGAAGCAAGCTTGTTGTCCATCTCCAACAACGACACCCGACGGCCCAACCGGCCAGGACTGCGCATCCACCGGAACGTCTCAGTAACTGTGTCAAACACCATAATGTCCACGGCAGTCTCCATGTAGATTCCTGTTAACCAGTGCAGGCTGCCGCGGTGGTTGACTTGTGAACTATAGCAGGAATCAAATTCCCCTTGGTGCCAGAATTCCGGCAAACGCGATGACACAGATGGCCGACTGATGATTCTCGGCTTGTCGGATCCAAACCTGAGAACGTAGCCACGAAGGCAGCCATGTGAGAACCAAAGCACCCGGTATTCCCCAGATGGTTGGTGCTGGTAGAATCCAGCTATGTAGATGCGGGGAACCCCTGCCGATGATGATGGAACTCGAGGTTGCGGTAGTATAGCACATTTGCGAGTGGCCGGGTTGCAGATCCAGAAATCAGACTCACTGGACAAGATGAGAAAGCCATCACAGGCGCCCAGGAGATTATGGAACTTAGAGTGCTGGATGATTGGACAGAGCTTTTGATCGGCTCCAACACTTTTGTCACGGAAGACAACGAACCTGACTCCTTCCTGTCCAGGGATATCCTGTCTGATGACAGGGAGCAATGGCTGGCGGCGGCAATTGTCGAGCATGAACTTGTCGGTGGAGGTGGCACTGCGCCACAACTTGCAGACAGCACGACAGCGAAAGAGGTCCTTGGGGGGCAACCAGACGAGGATCTCTTCGATCACAATCCACTCGGGCAGGTCGTCGAGGACGGTCGTGTGGCTTCTTTTCATCATGGTGATTGACTGCCACCGGTGTTCCGTCAAATCTACGGTAAAAAAAAGATGGAGATGATTGAGCTTATCTGTACCCCTAAATTCAACTTGGCAAACACATAACAGTATTTGGCATAAGTCAAAGATATAATGTGACGCTTTATATTCAAATGCTCTATGGCAGAGCACTGCTATGAAGAATCTACCATATAAAAGAGGAGCCAAAATCCACTGGCACGAACCATAACTCAAAAGTGTGAATTGGCTAGAGTTTTACAATTGTCGTCCCGATCCTACATGATAAGCAGAAAATCATGCGGCGTACCATTTCAATGTAACAATATTTACTGCAAAAACATGTCAGTAGAGACTAATGAATAGAAGGTTAAACGAATGAACAAATGTTTCATGTGCTTGTTGTGatcacatcatagttctggtgaCCTCAGTTGAGATGCCATCAAACATTGTGTACTTTGTAATCAAATAGTCGTGCATAATGCACGAATCAGCTAGCAGAAACTCTAATCCCTGTTGACTAATCTGCAATAATGTCTATATCCTGGCCATGTGTTGTGATTGCATCAGGTAATGGGAGAGGAGACAGGGGTTCCGAAACCAGAGGGTCTAGGGACTAATAGTGGCTTCTTTTCTACCAATTTCTGTGTTGCTCATAACTGAAATCTCATATACTAATTGGTAAACAAACAAAAAAAAAGGTGAATTTGTGGGGTGTTCCAAGTGCAGTTCGTCTTACCGATAGGAGAGCAGCGGGCGGCTCCTCCCGCTCAGCCGCTGCACGCGTTGCCGTCGAGGGGAAGGACGACGGCGATCCTCCCGAAGCGGAGCGGACGAGGGCTCGCTCGCCGCTGACAGATATTGGGAGGGGGCGAGGAGGATCTTCTGCGCCGCCGGGGAGAGGAGGCGACGAATGACCCGGCCAGAAATGATGTTATCGGCGACACGCTATAGGGCCGGAGTGCGCTGGGAAGGCCCGCGTGAGTGAGTGGGCTGGTTACTGTTACATTGGGAAGGGCCCGGCCATTCCAACAACTAATTCCTATTGGCAAAGCACATACCTCTCCCACGTCTTACAAAAGTATATCCACTAAAAGAGAATGACTAAAGACTACATTGTTTTCTTAGCAAAAATGGTAGATGGCCTGTCATTGTTGCACACTTGCACTAATTCTCTAGTAGCACAGATTCATCCCACACATTAAGAGCTTAGAAAGTAATTATAATTTCAAGCTGTTGTCAGTGCCATTCACACTGGTTAACAATACAAAGTGAAAGTGAACGGGGAATAAATAGCACATGTATAGCATAGATACTCGAACACATC
This is a stretch of genomic DNA from Triticum urartu cultivar G1812 unplaced genomic scaffold, Tu2.1 TuUngrouped_contig_5898, whole genome shotgun sequence. It encodes these proteins:
- the LOC125529845 gene encoding putative F-box protein At4g21240 codes for the protein MMKRSHTTVLDDLPEWIVIEEILVWLPPKDLFRCRAVCKLWRSATSTDKFMLDNCRRQPLLPVIRQDIPGQEGVRFVVFRDKSVGADQKLCPIIQHSKFHNLLGACDGFLILSSESDFWICNPATRKCAILPQPRVPSSSAGVPRIYIAGFYQHQPSGEYRVLWFSHGCLRGYVLRFGSDKPRIISRPSVSSRLPEFWHQGEFDSCYSSQVNHRGSLHWLTGIYMETAVDIMVFDTVTETFRWMRSPGRLGRRVSLLEMDNKLASCIDNDASIEIWVMQDYEAEVWALKYRINLLAMNTSPQFKYISKMALLNQRELLICCHTPSVGPDYLLHCDTDGKFLGYYELKEGTYSTYFTNQYFQESMIPLPFCEMQEEGGVDKEPPFFIGL